Proteins encoded by one window of Rutidosis leptorrhynchoides isolate AG116_Rl617_1_P2 chromosome 7, CSIRO_AGI_Rlap_v1, whole genome shotgun sequence:
- the LOC139857880 gene encoding uncharacterized protein has protein sequence MLLRNIDQTKGLCNGTRLQVEKLGEHTIEARIITGHCFGNLTYIPRMIVAPSDNKIAVKFQRRQFPVTVCYAMTINKSQGQSLSNVGLYLRKPVFTHGQLYVAVSRVTTKKGLKVIIVDDDGNDSNIIKNVVYKEVLRHI, from the coding sequence ATGTTACTTCGTAATATTGATCAAACAAAAGGATTGTGCAATGGGACAAGACTACAAGTTGAAAAGTTAGGTGAACATACCATTGAAGCACGGATTATTACTGGACATTGTTTTGGTAACCTCACCTATATACCAAGAATGATTGTTGCCCCATCTGACAATAAGATTGCAGTCAAGTTTCAACGAAGACAATTTCCGGTAACAGTTTGTTATGCAATGACCATCAATAAAAGTCAAGGTCAATCACTATCTAATGTTGGATTATACCTACGAAAACCGGTATTCACTCATGGACAATTGTATGTAGCAGTTTCTCGTGTCACTACAAAAAAGGGATTAAAAGTCATCATAGTGGACGACGATGGGAATGATTCAAATATAATTAAAAATGTTGTGTACAAGGAAGTCTTGAGACATATTTGA
- the LOC139857686 gene encoding transcription factor VIP1-like, translating to MDPKNFTGKSIAAGGGFYASGNRMDIEQMPDTPTRTSYHRRAQSETFFRFPEDDLLLDDVVADFNFANIDLPAISSDGPVPTSTGDSSGESSDVNKSTASRPSGMMSHARSLSVDGGFFDGLGLGELGGGGGGGYRKHRHSNSMDATSFDGMLDNSKKALAPDKLAELALIDPKRAKRILANRQSAARSKERKIKYTGELERKVQTLQNEATTLSTQVTMLQRDTTGLTSENKELKLRLQAMEQQAKLRDALNETLRAEVQRLKIETGQMPPHNGMNYHHPSLAPQYSSRPQTFHHYSNQNTQLPHQQQTRTPDSTANRPPRPTFMDFN from the exons ATGGACCCAAAAAACTTCACCGGAAAATCAATCGCCGCCGGCGGCGGATTCTACGCCAGCGGTAACCGTATGGATATCGAACAGATGCCAGACACACCAACTCGCACATCTTATCACCGCCGTGCTCAATCTGAAACCTTTTTCCGGTTCCCTGAAGACGATTTACTTTTAGACGACGTCGTTGCAGACTTCAATTTCGCTAACATCGATTTACCGGCGATTTCTTCCGATGGTCCGGTTCCGACGAGTACCGGCGATTCTTCTGGTGAGTCATCGGATGTTAATAAGTCGACGGCGAGTAGGCCATCGGGAATGATGAGCCATGCTCGGAGTTTGTCGGTGGATGGTGGGTTTTTTGACGGATTAGGGTTAGGTGAGTTaggtggtggcggtggtggtgggtATAGAAAACACAGGCATAGTAATTCTATGGATGCGACGTCGTTTGATGGGATGTTGGATAATTCTAAGAAAGCTCTTGCTCCTGATAAATTAGCTGAACTTGCTTTGATTGACCCCAAGAGAGCAAAAAG GATTCTTGCAAATAGACAATCGGCTGCGCGTTCTAAGGAGAGGAAAATTAAGTATACTGGTGAGTTGGAGAGGAAAGTTCAGACCCTTCAGAACGAGGCAACAACGCTTTCAACTCAAGTGACAATGCTTCAG CGAGATACAACTGGTCTAACTTCTGAGAACAAGGAACTCAAGCTGCGGCTGCAAGCTATGGAACAACAGGCAAAACTCAGAGATG CTTTAAACGAAACCCTGAGAGCAGAAGTGCAGCGTCTCAAAATCGAGACAGGTCAAATGCCACCACATAACGGAATGAACTATCATCACCCATCGTTGGCACCTCAATATTCTTCACGCCCACAGACTTTTCATCACTACAGTAACCAGAACACTCAGCTGCCACATCAGCAGCAGACTCGAACCCCTGACTCAACAGCTAACCGCCCACCCAGACCCACTTTCATGGACTTCAATTAA